A region of Burkholderia lata DNA encodes the following proteins:
- a CDS encoding ABC transporter ATP-binding protein, producing the protein MSPPPSAHTAASTATPLLDLRITRKLYGDRTILADVPLQVARGEIVCVVGPSGCGKSTLLRIVAGLDTDFRGSVKLGGIALDGPSPRAGVIFQEPRLLPWLSIADNVGFAAGPRGGREPSVARLLDEVGLAGVARQLPATLSGGMAQRAAIARGLFGEPDLLLLDEPFSAVDAITRMRLQTLLLDVVERHRTAAIVVTHDLDEALYLGDRVLMLAPNPGRIDDEIHVEVARPRDRRDPTLAVLRARLLDAFQQLQDRADETKRRTLDLQGAEA; encoded by the coding sequence ATGAGCCCCCCTCCTTCTGCACACACGGCGGCGAGCACCGCTACCCCGCTGCTCGACCTGCGCATCACCCGCAAGCTTTACGGCGATCGCACGATCCTCGCCGACGTCCCGCTGCAGGTCGCGCGCGGCGAGATCGTCTGCGTGGTCGGCCCGAGCGGTTGCGGCAAGAGCACGCTGCTGCGGATCGTTGCCGGCCTCGACACGGATTTCCGCGGCAGCGTGAAGCTCGGCGGCATCGCGCTCGACGGCCCCTCGCCGCGCGCCGGCGTGATCTTCCAGGAACCACGGCTGCTGCCGTGGCTATCGATCGCCGACAACGTCGGCTTTGCGGCCGGCCCGCGAGGCGGGCGTGAGCCGTCCGTCGCACGGCTGCTCGACGAAGTCGGCCTGGCCGGCGTCGCCCGGCAACTGCCGGCCACGTTGTCGGGCGGGATGGCCCAGCGCGCCGCAATCGCGCGCGGGCTGTTCGGCGAGCCGGACCTCCTGCTGCTCGACGAACCGTTCAGCGCGGTCGATGCGATCACACGGATGCGGTTGCAGACGCTGCTGCTCGATGTCGTCGAGCGGCACCGGACGGCCGCGATCGTCGTCACGCACGATCTGGACGAAGCGCTGTATCTCGGCGATCGCGTGCTGATGCTCGCGCCCAACCCGGGCCGCATCGACGACGAGATCCATGTCGAGGTCGCCCGGCCGCGCGATCGCCGTGACCCGACGCTGGCCGTGCTGCGCGCGCGGCTGCTGGACGCATTCCAGCAACTTCAGGATCGTGCCGACGAGACGAAGCGCCGAACGCTCGACCTTCAAGGCGCTGAGGCCTGA
- a CDS encoding methyl-accepting chemotaxis protein: MRKQLTIRGGLVATIAGYTVLLVLVVGACIAALYMGNASLEAMYRDDTASLLHLKTSSERMLVLRERMSDVAQIISAGRSGKEEIAKLRTLLKQSNDELDAYAGLHARNADEQALFDTLQNRRRALLDGVFVKALSQLDGDDGFGFLDTQRTAPPALFVAYQEAIDVLESFQVAREKARFEAAGVHFHRIVWGMAAVAVFALVVGFFAQRVLAKAIIEPINLAVDQFEKISKGDLTGTIVVPGENEMAYLLHALKRMQDGLVDTVNQVRASTETIVGDVRTIASGNVDLSARTEQQAVSLQQAAASVEQLTAAVRQNADNARDARTYVEGAAGIASRGGEAMQRVVETMSAISHSSTRISGIVGVIESIAFQTNILALNAAVEAARAGEQGRGFAVVATEVRGLAQRCASAAKEIRELIGHSAQRVEDGSGLVALAGSAMAELVAAVERVNTIMNDTSSAFEEQSSGIEQVNAAVIQMEQTMQRNAALVEEAAAAALSLDEQGSRLSAAVAQFRLRDEALA; the protein is encoded by the coding sequence ATGCGAAAACAACTCACTATCCGTGGTGGTCTCGTCGCGACCATCGCCGGCTACACCGTGCTGCTCGTACTGGTGGTCGGCGCATGTATCGCGGCCCTCTACATGGGCAACGCTTCGCTCGAGGCGATGTACCGCGACGACACCGCGTCGCTGCTGCACCTGAAGACCAGCTCCGAGCGGATGCTCGTGCTGCGCGAACGCATGAGCGACGTCGCGCAGATCATCAGCGCCGGTCGCTCGGGCAAGGAAGAGATCGCGAAACTCCGCACGCTTCTCAAGCAAAGCAACGACGAACTGGACGCCTATGCGGGCCTGCACGCGCGCAACGCCGACGAGCAGGCGCTGTTCGACACGCTGCAGAATCGCCGTCGGGCGTTGCTTGACGGCGTGTTCGTGAAGGCGCTCTCGCAACTCGACGGCGATGACGGTTTCGGCTTCCTCGACACGCAGCGTACCGCGCCGCCCGCGCTGTTCGTCGCCTACCAGGAGGCGATCGATGTGCTCGAATCGTTCCAGGTCGCGCGCGAAAAGGCGCGCTTTGAGGCGGCCGGGGTCCATTTCCACCGGATCGTGTGGGGGATGGCGGCGGTCGCGGTCTTCGCACTCGTTGTCGGCTTCTTTGCGCAGCGCGTGCTCGCGAAGGCGATCATCGAGCCGATCAACCTCGCGGTCGACCAGTTCGAGAAGATCTCGAAAGGCGACCTGACCGGAACGATCGTCGTGCCCGGCGAGAACGAGATGGCCTATCTGCTGCATGCGCTCAAGCGGATGCAGGACGGCCTCGTCGATACCGTGAACCAGGTGCGCGCGAGCACGGAGACGATCGTCGGCGACGTCCGCACGATCGCGAGCGGCAACGTCGACCTGTCCGCGCGTACCGAGCAGCAGGCCGTCTCGCTGCAACAGGCGGCGGCGAGCGTCGAGCAGCTGACGGCGGCCGTGCGCCAGAACGCGGACAACGCGCGCGATGCCCGCACCTACGTCGAAGGCGCGGCCGGCATCGCGTCGCGCGGCGGCGAGGCGATGCAGCGCGTCGTCGAGACGATGTCGGCGATTTCGCACAGTTCCACGCGGATCTCCGGGATCGTCGGCGTGATCGAGAGCATCGCGTTCCAGACCAACATCCTTGCGTTGAACGCCGCCGTCGAAGCCGCGCGCGCAGGCGAGCAGGGGCGCGGCTTCGCGGTCGTCGCGACCGAGGTGCGCGGGCTTGCGCAGCGTTGCGCGTCGGCGGCGAAGGAGATCCGCGAACTGATCGGCCATTCCGCGCAGCGTGTCGAAGACGGCAGCGGCCTCGTCGCCCTGGCCGGCTCGGCGATGGCCGAGCTCGTCGCGGCGGTCGAGCGCGTCAATACGATCATGAACGACACCAGCAGTGCGTTCGAGGAGCAATCGTCGGGCATCGAGCAGGTGAACGCCGCGGTCATCCAGATGGAGCAGACGATGCAGCGCAATGCCGCGCTGGTCGAGGAGGCCGCAGCCGCGGCGCTGTCGCTCGATGAACAAGGCTCGCGGCTGAGCGCGGCGGTGGCGCAGTTCCGTCTGCGTGACGAAGCGCTTGCCTGA
- a CDS encoding MFS transporter — MSSIDLNAVTPVSSPIRSASDVARLINTVDSSVSHARMIVLLALGGVFLDAYDLTTLSYGIDDVAREFGLTPALTGLVGSAIMIGTIFGSLIGGWLTDKIGRYQVFMADMLFFVVAAIAAGLAPNVWVLIGARFVMGLGVGIDLPVAMAFLAEFSKFNGRGNKASRLAAWCPMWYVASSVCFLLIFGLYFLLPAEHAGWLWRASLIFGAVPALVIILFRNRFMNESPLWAANQGDLANAARILRESYGIHAHEAEDAGRAPSPPPVRIRVLFQHPYLGRTIVASVMNLCIPFEYTAIAFFLPSILSQFLGAGVFETIAASLALNVLFAFTGGLLGMRLAHRHASRHVAIAGFALQFVALVALALAGHPHGALAIGFVLLMLGTWLFAEGFGPGAQMMIYPTLSYPAAIRGTGVGFGRSLCGIGQALALFVLPILQARLGTDMFWVVAISAATPIVFLLIVRYEPTARDIDDDGVV; from the coding sequence ATGAGTTCGATCGACCTGAACGCCGTCACCCCGGTTTCCTCGCCCATTCGCTCGGCCAGCGACGTCGCGCGCCTGATCAACACGGTGGACAGCTCGGTCAGCCATGCCCGGATGATCGTGCTGCTGGCGCTCGGCGGCGTCTTTCTCGATGCATATGATCTGACGACGCTGTCCTACGGGATCGACGACGTGGCGCGCGAGTTCGGCCTGACGCCGGCACTGACCGGGCTGGTCGGGTCGGCGATCATGATCGGCACGATCTTCGGCAGCCTGATCGGCGGATGGCTGACCGACAAGATCGGCCGCTATCAGGTGTTCATGGCCGACATGCTGTTTTTCGTGGTCGCGGCGATCGCGGCCGGGCTGGCGCCGAACGTCTGGGTGCTGATCGGCGCGCGCTTCGTGATGGGGCTCGGTGTCGGCATCGACCTGCCCGTCGCGATGGCGTTTCTCGCGGAGTTCTCGAAGTTCAACGGTCGCGGCAACAAGGCGTCGCGGCTCGCGGCGTGGTGCCCGATGTGGTACGTGGCGTCCTCGGTCTGCTTCCTGCTGATCTTCGGGCTGTATTTCCTGCTGCCCGCCGAGCACGCGGGATGGCTGTGGCGCGCGTCGCTGATCTTCGGCGCGGTGCCCGCGCTCGTCATCATCCTGTTCAGGAACCGGTTCATGAACGAATCGCCGCTGTGGGCCGCGAACCAGGGTGACCTGGCCAACGCCGCGCGGATTCTGCGCGAGTCGTACGGGATTCATGCACACGAAGCGGAGGATGCCGGGCGCGCGCCGAGCCCGCCGCCCGTGCGAATTCGTGTGCTGTTCCAGCACCCGTACCTGGGGCGCACGATCGTCGCCAGCGTGATGAACCTGTGCATCCCGTTCGAATACACGGCGATCGCATTCTTCCTGCCGTCGATCCTGTCGCAGTTTCTCGGTGCTGGCGTGTTCGAAACGATCGCCGCATCGCTGGCGCTGAACGTGCTGTTTGCGTTCACCGGCGGCTTGCTGGGCATGCGCCTCGCCCATCGCCATGCGTCGCGTCATGTCGCGATCGCGGGGTTCGCGCTTCAGTTCGTCGCGCTCGTGGCGCTCGCGCTGGCGGGGCATCCGCATGGCGCACTCGCGATCGGCTTCGTGCTATTGATGCTCGGCACCTGGCTGTTCGCAGAAGGGTTCGGGCCGGGCGCGCAGATGATGATCTACCCGACGCTGTCGTATCCGGCGGCGATCCGCGGTACCGGCGTCGGCTTCGGGCGTTCGCTGTGCGGCATCGGTCAGGCGCTTGCGCTGTTCGTGCTGCCGATCCTGCAGGCGCGGCTCGGTACGGACATGTTCTGGGTTGTCGCGATCAGCGCCGCTACGCCGATCGTGTTCCTGTTGATCGTGCGTTACGAGCCGACGGCGCGTGATATCGACGACGACGGCGTGGTTTGA
- a CDS encoding aliphatic sulfonate ABC transporter substrate-binding protein, protein MKLSWSRAWQSAALVVAAFASLVSVHARAATPTEIRVDYAYYSPESLVIRHFGWLEDEFKADRTSIRWVLSLGSNRALEYLNSGAVDFGSAAGLASVLARANGNPIHTVYVFSRPEWTALVVRKDSPIRSLADLKGKKIAATRGTDPFLFTLRALHTVGLTRDDVEIVNLQHPDGRTALTNGQVDAWAGLDPHMAAAQLDDGARLLYRNVAFNTYGFLNVRDAFASQYPQAVTRVLKVYDRARQWIVAHPADTAQIVADESKVSLPVAKLQLQRNDFSDPVPGDTQRAALKAAAPVLTAEQLTRPGVDPAKIVDTLIDPSFARPLVDASR, encoded by the coding sequence ATGAAGCTGTCCTGGTCCCGCGCGTGGCAATCCGCGGCCCTCGTCGTTGCCGCGTTCGCCAGCCTCGTCTCGGTGCACGCGCGTGCCGCGACGCCCACTGAGATCCGCGTCGACTACGCGTACTACTCACCGGAAAGCCTGGTGATCCGCCACTTCGGCTGGCTCGAGGACGAGTTCAAGGCCGATCGCACGTCGATTCGCTGGGTGCTGAGCCTGGGCAGCAATCGGGCGCTCGAATACCTGAACAGCGGCGCGGTCGATTTCGGTTCCGCCGCGGGTCTCGCGTCGGTGCTCGCGCGCGCGAACGGCAACCCGATCCATACGGTGTACGTGTTCTCCCGCCCCGAGTGGACCGCGCTGGTGGTCCGCAAGGATTCGCCGATCCGCTCGCTCGCGGACCTGAAGGGCAAGAAGATCGCCGCGACGCGCGGCACCGATCCGTTCCTGTTCACGCTTCGCGCGCTGCACACGGTCGGCCTGACCCGCGACGATGTCGAGATCGTCAACCTGCAGCATCCCGACGGACGCACCGCACTCACGAACGGCCAGGTCGATGCGTGGGCCGGCCTCGATCCGCACATGGCCGCGGCGCAGCTCGACGACGGCGCTCGCCTGCTCTATCGCAATGTCGCGTTCAACACCTATGGCTTCCTGAACGTGCGCGACGCGTTCGCCAGCCAGTACCCGCAGGCGGTCACGCGCGTACTGAAGGTCTACGATCGCGCGCGCCAATGGATCGTTGCGCATCCGGCCGATACCGCGCAGATTGTCGCCGACGAATCGAAGGTATCGCTGCCGGTGGCGAAACTGCAGCTGCAGCGCAACGACTTCAGCGATCCCGTTCCGGGTGACACCCAGCGCGCGGCGCTGAAGGCGGCGGCGCCGGTGCTGACGGCCGAACAGCTGACCAGGCCCGGCGTCGATCCCGCGAAGATCGTCGATACGCTGATCGATCCGTCGTTCGCGCGCCCGCTGGTCGACGCATCGCGCTGA
- a CDS encoding DUF3224 domain-containing protein, translated as MTLLANGPFEVKLNPESLSPVAEQTGLGRMSLDKQYHGDLEAVSQGEMLAFRSSVQGSAGYVAMETVQGALGGRHGSFVLQHSSTMTRGQPQQSITVVPDSGTGELLGLTGSLIITIDNGQHSYRFDYTLPESPR; from the coding sequence ATGACACTGCTGGCCAATGGTCCGTTTGAAGTGAAGCTGAATCCGGAATCCCTGAGTCCCGTCGCGGAGCAGACCGGGCTCGGCCGCATGTCGCTGGACAAGCAGTATCACGGCGACCTGGAGGCCGTCAGCCAGGGAGAGATGCTCGCGTTTCGAAGCAGTGTCCAGGGCTCCGCCGGCTATGTGGCGATGGAAACCGTGCAAGGCGCGCTGGGCGGCCGCCACGGCAGTTTCGTCCTGCAGCACAGCTCCACCATGACGCGCGGGCAGCCGCAGCAGTCGATCACCGTCGTGCCCGATTCCGGCACGGGAGAATTGCTGGGGCTCACCGGCTCGCTGATCATCACCATCGACAACGGCCAGCATTCTTACCGCTTCGACTACACGCTGCCGGAATCGCCTCGGTAA
- a CDS encoding ABC transporter permease: protein MTDTAARDDTLAPRRPASSRAVRRDPLRRWRIAGLALPFAALALLEVVVRQGWLPSHLVPAPSEILDTLARLGVTRVARHVGASTLRVAAGFAAGAGLALVVGAAMGLSRRIDALFEPTFQALRAIPSLAWVPVLLLWLGIDEAPKITLIAIGAFFPVHLAVVAGIRDVDRKLVELGAVYRLGPLALFRRILLPAALPQIVTGLRTGLSLAWMFMVAAELIAATRGLGFLLSDGRETGRPDLVFGAILLLALLGKLTDGAMARVESHWLGWRDAFDHTPRKVST, encoded by the coding sequence ATGACCGACACCGCTGCCCGCGACGACACGCTCGCACCCCGCCGCCCCGCCTCGTCACGCGCCGTCCGGCGCGATCCGCTTCGCAGATGGCGGATCGCGGGCCTCGCGCTGCCGTTCGCGGCGCTCGCGTTGCTGGAGGTCGTCGTGCGGCAGGGCTGGCTGCCGAGCCATCTCGTCCCGGCGCCGAGCGAGATTCTCGACACGCTCGCCCGCCTAGGCGTCACGCGCGTGGCGCGCCATGTCGGCGCGAGTACGCTGCGGGTCGCGGCGGGGTTTGCGGCGGGCGCCGGACTCGCGCTCGTCGTCGGCGCGGCGATGGGCCTGAGCCGCCGGATCGACGCGCTGTTCGAGCCCACCTTCCAGGCGCTGCGCGCGATTCCGTCGCTCGCCTGGGTGCCGGTGTTGCTGCTGTGGCTCGGCATCGATGAAGCCCCGAAGATCACGCTGATCGCCATCGGCGCCTTCTTCCCGGTCCACCTCGCGGTGGTCGCGGGCATTCGCGACGTTGACCGCAAGCTCGTCGAGCTTGGCGCGGTGTACCGGCTCGGCCCGCTCGCGCTGTTCCGCCGCATCCTGTTGCCGGCCGCGCTGCCGCAGATCGTCACCGGCTTGCGCACCGGCCTCAGTCTCGCGTGGATGTTCATGGTCGCCGCGGAGCTGATCGCGGCCACGCGTGGCCTCGGCTTCCTGCTGAGCGACGGCCGGGAAACCGGGCGGCCGGATCTCGTGTTCGGTGCGATCCTGCTGCTGGCGTTGCTCGGCAAATTGACCGACGGCGCGATGGCGCGCGTCGAATCGCACTGGCTCGGCTGGCGCGACGCCTTCGATCACACGCCACGCAAGGTGTCGACATGA
- a CDS encoding SfnB family sulfur acquisition oxidoreductase — protein MSDTSATIQERPADTQPQAARVIADDAQAIAAAHALAQRLAEGAAERDRERRLPRDEIEWFSQSGLWAITVPKAYGGAGVSHVTLTEVVKIVAAADPSLGQLPQNHFGLVDVIALTGTDAQKRHLFSEVLSGKRFGNGFSEKGTKHVLDLKTRVRRDGDDYVVDGTKFYSTGALFAHYVPVLGLDDARHAWLAYIRQPTPGLTVIDDWSGFGQRTTASGTVVLDNVRVPASHVLPAQRVSDLPTLNGPLSQIIQAAIDAGIAKAALDDTLTFVRSRTRPWVDSGVERAADDPLTIREIGHLHIQLHAAEALLERAARTLDEIAARGNVTEDDVARASVAVGEAKVLTTEIALLAGEKLFELAGTQSTLAEHNLDRHWRNARTHTLHDPVRWKYHLVGNYYLNGVRPARHAWN, from the coding sequence ATGTCAGACACGAGCGCCACGATCCAGGAACGGCCGGCCGATACGCAACCGCAGGCGGCCCGCGTGATCGCCGACGACGCGCAAGCCATCGCGGCCGCGCATGCTCTTGCGCAGCGGCTCGCGGAAGGCGCGGCCGAACGTGACCGGGAGCGCCGGCTGCCGCGTGACGAGATCGAATGGTTCTCGCAGTCGGGGCTGTGGGCCATCACGGTGCCGAAGGCCTATGGCGGCGCGGGCGTGTCGCATGTGACGCTGACGGAGGTGGTGAAGATCGTCGCGGCGGCCGATCCGTCGCTCGGGCAACTGCCGCAGAATCATTTCGGGCTGGTCGACGTGATCGCGCTGACCGGCACCGACGCGCAGAAGCGCCACTTGTTCTCGGAAGTGCTGAGCGGCAAGCGGTTCGGCAACGGCTTTTCGGAGAAGGGCACGAAGCACGTGCTCGACCTGAAGACGCGCGTGCGGCGGGACGGCGACGATTACGTCGTCGACGGCACCAAGTTCTATTCGACCGGGGCACTGTTCGCGCATTACGTGCCGGTGCTCGGCCTCGACGACGCGCGCCACGCGTGGCTCGCGTACATTCGCCAGCCCACGCCGGGGCTGACCGTGATCGACGACTGGTCGGGGTTCGGGCAGCGGACCACCGCGAGCGGCACCGTCGTGCTCGACAACGTGCGCGTGCCTGCCTCGCATGTGCTGCCGGCCCAGCGCGTGTCGGATCTGCCGACGCTGAACGGCCCGCTGTCACAGATCATCCAGGCCGCGATCGACGCGGGCATCGCGAAGGCCGCGCTCGACGATACGCTGACCTTCGTGCGCTCGCGCACGCGGCCGTGGGTCGACAGCGGCGTCGAACGGGCGGCCGACGATCCGTTGACGATTCGCGAGATCGGCCATCTGCACATTCAGCTGCATGCGGCGGAGGCGCTGCTCGAGCGCGCGGCGCGTACGCTCGACGAGATCGCGGCCCGCGGCAACGTGACCGAGGACGATGTCGCGCGCGCGTCGGTGGCGGTGGGCGAGGCGAAGGTGTTGACGACGGAGATCGCGCTGCTGGCGGGCGAGAAGCTGTTCGAGCTGGCCGGCACGCAGTCGACGCTGGCCGAGCACAACCTCGACCGGCATTGGCGCAACGCTCGCACGCATACGCTGCACGATCCGGTGCGCTGGAAATATCACCTCGTCGGCAACTACTACCTGAACGGCGTGCGGCCGGCGCGCCACGCGTGGAATTGA
- a CDS encoding OsmC family protein, with amino-acid sequence MTTLNDYLQQKRDAWLAKKEAARGNPELKATPLKATVRALGRSGVREIRIRDFQVISDSPPDFAGYNLGPASPELQLGVLGSCLTHITLIQAAERGLKIDSIEVEVTGDQHPLAQHPGFEHVPVFPHNLRYTLDIVSPEPPETIRALHEAVEAVCPIFNLLRLPQTIDGELRHTHG; translated from the coding sequence ATGACGACACTGAACGACTATCTCCAACAAAAACGCGACGCCTGGCTCGCGAAAAAAGAAGCCGCCCGCGGCAATCCGGAACTCAAGGCCACCCCGTTGAAAGCGACGGTGCGCGCACTGGGCCGCAGCGGCGTGCGGGAAATCCGCATTCGCGATTTCCAGGTGATCAGCGACAGCCCGCCGGATTTCGCGGGCTACAACCTCGGGCCGGCGTCGCCGGAGCTGCAACTCGGCGTGCTGGGCAGTTGCCTGACGCACATCACGCTGATCCAGGCCGCGGAGCGCGGCCTGAAGATCGACTCGATCGAAGTCGAGGTGACCGGCGACCAGCACCCGCTTGCGCAGCACCCGGGGTTCGAGCATGTGCCGGTGTTCCCGCACAACCTTCGCTACACGCTCGATATCGTCTCGCCTGAACCGCCGGAGACGATTCGTGCACTGCATGAAGCAGTCGAGGCCGTGTGCCCGATCTTCAACCTGTTGAGGCTGCCGCAGACGATCGACGGCGAGTTGCGGCATACGCACGGTTGA
- a CDS encoding LLM class flavin-dependent oxidoreductase, which produces MSKTIRFNAFEMNCVGHQSPGLWAHPRDRSWQYKDLDYWTDLARVLERGIFDAIFIADVIGYYDVYKGSNYHALHQAAQIPVNDPLQLAAPIAMATEHLGIGITASTTFEHPYTFARRLSTADHHTKGRLAWNIVTSYLESGAKNVGDNGLRTHDDRYAVAAEYVEVLYKLFEGSWEDGAVVRDRDGRVFTHPEKVHEIGHKGRFFDVPGYHLCEPSPQRTPVLFQAGASGPGKAFAAQHAECVFVAAPTRPQLARYVADVRAQATAAGRDASKVLIYNLVTVIVDETDEKAQAKFDEYRKYVSYDGSLVFMSGWTGIDFGQYAPNDPVRRVETNAIVSAVEHLAGGDTAWTIEELAAWGGIGGLGPVFVGSAATVADILQEWVAATDVDGFNLAYAVAHETFEDVVRYLVPELQRRGVYPTGYAPGTLREKLFGGSARLPDEHPAAQYRDIEQVKREAEQVAAYA; this is translated from the coding sequence ATGAGCAAGACCATCCGCTTCAATGCGTTCGAGATGAACTGCGTCGGCCACCAGTCGCCCGGGCTGTGGGCCCATCCGCGCGACCGGTCGTGGCAGTACAAGGATCTCGACTACTGGACCGACCTCGCCCGCGTGCTCGAACGCGGGATTTTCGATGCGATCTTCATCGCGGACGTGATCGGCTACTACGATGTCTACAAGGGCAGCAATTACCACGCGCTGCACCAGGCCGCGCAGATCCCGGTCAACGATCCGCTGCAGCTCGCCGCGCCGATCGCGATGGCGACCGAGCATCTCGGCATCGGCATCACCGCGTCGACGACGTTCGAGCACCCGTACACGTTCGCGCGCCGGCTGTCGACCGCCGACCATCACACGAAGGGCCGGCTCGCGTGGAATATCGTCACGTCCTACCTCGAAAGCGGCGCGAAAAACGTCGGCGATAACGGCCTGCGTACCCACGATGACCGCTACGCGGTCGCGGCCGAGTACGTCGAGGTGCTGTACAAGCTGTTCGAGGGCAGCTGGGAGGACGGCGCGGTGGTCCGCGATCGCGACGGCCGCGTGTTCACGCATCCGGAGAAGGTGCACGAGATCGGCCACAAGGGTCGCTTCTTCGATGTGCCCGGCTACCACCTGTGCGAACCGTCGCCGCAGCGCACGCCCGTGTTGTTCCAGGCCGGCGCGTCCGGCCCCGGCAAGGCATTCGCCGCGCAGCACGCGGAATGCGTGTTCGTCGCCGCGCCGACCCGCCCGCAGCTGGCGCGCTACGTGGCCGACGTGCGCGCGCAGGCCACGGCCGCCGGGCGCGACGCGAGCAAGGTCCTGATCTACAACCTCGTCACCGTGATCGTCGACGAAACCGACGAGAAGGCGCAGGCCAAGTTCGACGAATATCGCAAGTACGTGTCGTACGACGGTTCGCTGGTGTTCATGTCCGGCTGGACCGGTATCGACTTCGGCCAGTACGCGCCGAACGATCCCGTCCGGCGCGTCGAAACGAATGCGATCGTGTCGGCGGTCGAACACCTGGCGGGCGGCGACACCGCATGGACCATCGAGGAACTGGCGGCCTGGGGCGGCATCGGCGGCCTGGGCCCCGTGTTCGTCGGCTCGGCGGCGACCGTCGCGGACATCCTGCAGGAATGGGTCGCCGCCACCGACGTGGACGGCTTCAACCTTGCGTATGCGGTTGCGCACGAAACCTTCGAGGATGTCGTGCGTTATCTCGTCCCTGAGCTTCAGCGGCGCGGCGTGTATCCGACCGGCTATGCGCCGGGCACGCTGCGCGAGAAACTGTTCGGCGGATCGGCGCGGCTGCCGGACGAACATCCGGCCGCGCAGTACCGCGACATCGAGCAGGTCAAGCGCGAGGCCGAACAGGTGGCGGCCTACGCGTGA
- a CDS encoding acyl-CoA dehydrogenase family protein gives MTSSPAATELSTGTDYDALASRFRPIFERIAAGTAERERRRELPHEAIGWLKAAGFGAVRLPVRDGGAGASLPQLFRLLTELAAADSNLPQALRGHFAFVEDWLNAPPGADRQTWFDRFASGQLVGNAWTETGDVALGQTITKVSEKHGRLVLNGRKFYSTGSLFADWIDVFAQRADDGSDVIVAVATAQPGVIREDDWDGFGQTTTGSGTTRFEDAAVDARDVIDFARRFKYQTAFYQLFHVATLAGIGHAIVRDAGDLVRRRTRVYSHGNAPRAADDAQLQQVIGEIASWAYAADALALRAAQPLQQAYEAHFGGDAAAEHDANVAAEIESAQSQLVVSELVLRAATRLFDALGASATRSTTALDRHWRNARTVSSHNPLVYKARIVGDWVINGRTPPFVWQIGNGPGASTSTHADTGAAQ, from the coding sequence ATGACTTCGTCTCCCGCAGCAACCGAACTTTCCACCGGCACCGACTATGACGCGCTTGCCAGCCGCTTCAGGCCGATCTTCGAACGCATCGCGGCCGGCACCGCGGAACGCGAACGCCGCCGCGAGCTGCCGCACGAGGCGATCGGCTGGCTGAAGGCCGCCGGCTTCGGCGCCGTGCGGCTGCCGGTGCGCGATGGCGGCGCCGGCGCATCGCTGCCGCAGCTGTTCCGGCTGCTGACCGAACTCGCCGCCGCCGATTCCAATCTGCCGCAGGCATTGCGCGGGCACTTCGCGTTCGTCGAAGACTGGCTGAACGCGCCGCCCGGCGCCGATCGCCAGACATGGTTCGACCGTTTCGCGAGCGGCCAGCTCGTCGGCAATGCGTGGACGGAAACCGGCGACGTGGCGCTCGGCCAGACCATCACGAAGGTGTCGGAAAAGCATGGCCGGCTCGTGCTGAACGGCCGGAAGTTCTACAGCACCGGCAGCCTGTTCGCCGACTGGATCGACGTGTTCGCGCAACGCGCGGACGACGGCAGCGACGTGATCGTCGCCGTGGCAACCGCGCAGCCCGGCGTGATCCGCGAGGACGACTGGGACGGCTTCGGCCAGACGACGACCGGCAGCGGCACCACGCGCTTCGAAGATGCAGCGGTCGACGCCCGGGACGTGATCGACTTCGCGCGACGCTTCAAGTACCAGACGGCGTTCTACCAGCTCTTCCACGTCGCGACGCTGGCCGGCATCGGCCACGCGATCGTGCGCGACGCGGGCGACCTGGTGCGCCGCCGCACCCGCGTATACAGCCACGGCAACGCGCCGCGCGCGGCCGACGACGCGCAGCTGCAACAGGTGATCGGCGAAATCGCGTCGTGGGCCTATGCGGCCGACGCGCTCGCGCTGCGCGCCGCGCAGCCGCTGCAACAGGCCTACGAAGCGCACTTCGGCGGCGACGCCGCGGCCGAGCACGATGCGAACGTCGCGGCCGAGATCGAGTCCGCGCAAAGCCAGCTCGTCGTGTCGGAACTCGTATTGCGCGCGGCGACGCGCCTGTTCGACGCGCTCGGCGCCTCCGCGACCCGCAGCACGACGGCGCTCGATCGTCACTGGCGCAACGCGCGCACCGTGTCGTCGCACAATCCGCTCGTCTACAAGGCGCGGATCGTCGGCGACTGGGTCATCAACGGGCGCACGCCGCCGTTCGTCTGGCAGATCGGCAACGGCCCGGGGGCGAGCACGAGCACGCATGCAGATACAGGAGCCGCCCAATGA